Proteins encoded in a region of the Magallana gigas chromosome 8, xbMagGiga1.1, whole genome shotgun sequence genome:
- the LOC105335682 gene encoding A disintegrin and metalloproteinase with thrombospondin motifs 6 isoform X4, which yields MLLLFFLCDAYVLSAEVNGSPNAFDTTVKSLFDKNFQNFEAFDVSTLRHGDHEQSKRSDLHEFRRSVSKMSNLAFAAFGKDYKMRIFKPKPVLHPDIKIETIDKDHARRWDKAVPDCFSVGTVGDDWTSNEGHVSLSHCDGLEGRFSTKDGDFHIKEIPQGYNRRLNFSDDETVLVVAKEKGLGKNTKLENDDNNSVLNDYMRTLTSQHKRTTPHRMVMVELAVYTDSLFTKLIPAKDMAKRIELMILKYNGVQMEWSRSNILGYDVHFQIKYIGFFETNPSFYNMSSVLSESLSTFCTGMRNNPIPYDLIFLHTGMHTDVTGRAFQSSACNHLYRCAVESSGSIFEYKSTAHEIGHSLGMYHDSTRGCTGSDVGLMGGYGAGWSSCSVNDLNVFLQSSNARCLFEENVAVRGNVHYDPLKPKLIGQEYSLDEVCEKLYGPNFRFRRFPYLGNCEQYSCSNLNEGPLFGQIFTQWREIPGSYCGNGKICFNQKCVTFAEARQTPAVVRPGGWGPWTDWYPCSRSCGTGLTYRRRTCNNPSPLNSEGCDGGNDEGYEARTCNKQPCPGDSADTNSLVNQRASETCRRMLTNGALNSTMYTAVGKAYNSHAHGKCEVSCAPVSGYKTPTFTRFGLMPQGAPCPGILDRMDLKDWPRRQGYSAGCLDGYCQLFGCDGVMNGGTFDECGVCNGDGMSCDVVEGTFTELSTAGSRKVIAQLPVGAYNIQFWFDYRAMKQNFLEVYSKDGAVVLASMIGSSWIWDTGRNPVTFAGTYWHYFFHDQFLHAKGPITEPAIIQLFQNKDFNNVGIRFGYSLPKSASSCHGTCSNGGTFNRNLCACDCPRGFYGNDCTSRCNTFCYNGATVDQTTCACQCKEHQTGSRCKCQSGYTGINCTEHV from the exons ATGCTTTTACTGTTCTTTCTATGTGATGCATACGTGTTATCCGCTGAG GTCAATGGCAGTCCAAACGCCTTTGATACCACTGTTAAGTCAttatttgacaaaaactttC AAAACTTCGAGGCATTCGATGTTTCTACGCTAAGACACGGTGATCATGAACAATCCAAACG ATCCGATCTCCACGAGTTTCGGAGAAGTGTCTCCAAGATGTCAAATCTTGCTTTCGCTGCATTTGGGAAAGACTATAAAATGAGGATTTTCAAACCCAAACCAGTTTTACATCCTGATATCAAAATAGAAACGATAGACAAAGACCACGCCCGACGCTGGGATAAGGCTGTGCCCGACTGTTTCTCTGTCGGGACAGTAGGCGATGATTGGACATCAAACGAAGGCCATGTTTCTCTCTCACACTGCGACGGACTG GAAGGCAGATTCAGCACAAAAGACGGCGATTTCCATATCAAAGAGATCCCACAAGGCTACAATAGACGTCTCAATTTCTCAGATGACGAGACAGTACTTGTAGTTGCGAAAGAAAAAGGGCTGGGGAAGAATACAAAATTAGAAAATG ATGACAACAATTCGGTACTTAATGACTACATGCGAACACTGACGTCACAACATAAGCGGACCACGCCCCACAGGATGGTCATGGTTGAGCTAGCCGTGTACACCGACAGCCTATTCACCAAGCTTATCCCGGCCAAGGACATGGCTAAAAGGATTGAACTGATGATCCTGAAGTATAATGGG GTTCAGATGGAATGGTCCCGCTCCAACATCCTCGGTTATGACGTCCACtttcaaatcaaatacattGGGTTTTTCGAAACGAATCCG TCTTTCTATAACATGTCCTCTGTTCTAAGTGAATCGCTCAGTACGTTCTGTACCGGGATGAGGAACAACCCAATACCATACGACCTCATCTTCCTTCATACGGG AATGCATACTGACGTCACCGGAAGAGCCTTCCAGTCCAGCGCCTGCAATCACCTCTACCGGTGTGCTGTGGAAAGTTCCGGGTCGATATTTGAATACAAGTCAACTGCTCACGAAATAGGACATAG TCTTGGAATGTATCACGACAGCACTAGAGGgtgtaccggaagtgacgttggTTTAATGGGAGGATATGGAGCAGGATGGAGTTCATGTAGTGTCAATGatctaaatgtatttttaca AAGCAGTAATGCTCGTTGCCTGTTCGAGGAGAATGTTGCTGTGCGTGGAAATGTACACTATGATCCCCTCAAACCTAAATTAATTG GGCAGGAGTACAGTTTAGACGAGGTTTGTGAGAAGTTGTATGGACCTAATTTCCGTTTCCGCAGATTTCCATATCTTGGA AACTGTGAACAGTACAGTTGCAGTAATTTGAACGAGGGTCCGCTGTTTGGTCAAATATTTACCCAGTGGAGGGAGATCCCGGGCTCTTACTGCGGGAATGGAAAG ATCTGTTTCAACCAGAAGTGCGTTACATTTGCTGAAGCTCGTCAAACCCCCGCTGTGGTCAGGCCTGGGGGTTGGGGTCCGTGGACGGACTGGTACCCCTGTTCTAGAAGCTGTGGGACAGGGCTGACCTACAGAAGAAGAACGTGTAACAATCCGAG TCCTCTGAACAGTGAAGGATGCGATGGCGGTAACGATGAAGGTTACGAAGCGAGGACCTGTAATAAGCAG CCTTGCCCAGGTGACAGTGCGGACACTAATTCACTCGTAAACCAAAGAGCTTCCGAAACCTGTCGCCGAATGCTGACAAATGGCGCCCTAAACTCTACCATGTACACCGCAGTGGGAAAAGCCTATAACTCCCATG CTCATGGCAAGTGCGAAGTTTCCTGTGCCCCTGTGTCAGGCTACAAGACGCCAACATTTACCAGGTTTGGTCTGATGCCACAAGGTGCACCTTGTCCTGGAATTCTTGACAGGATGGACCTTAAAGATTGGCCGCGCAGACAGGGGTACAGCGCAGGGTGTTTGGATGGCTACTGccag TTGTTTGGCTGTGACGGTGTTATGAATGGCGGTACGTTTGACGAATGTGGCGTCTGTAATGGCGACGGGATGTCGTGTGACGTCGTTGAGGGGACCTTTACAGAGTTATCTACCGCTG GTTCGAGAAAAGTGATTGCCCAGTTACCTGTTGGAGCATATAACATACAGTTCTGGTTTGATTACAGAGCCATGAAGCAAAACTTTCTCG AGGTATACAGTAAGGATGGTGCCGTTGTTCTGGCTAGCATGATAGGAAGCAGTTGGATCTGGGACACAGGTCGCAACCCTGTAACGTTTGCTGGCACATACTGGCACTACTTCTTTCATGACCAGTTCCTGCACGCCAAGGGACCCATCACGGAACCGGCCATCATCCAG CTTTTccaaaataaagattttaacaacgTTGGTATCCGTTTTGGATATTCTCTTCCAAAATCTG CGAGTTCATGCCACGGAACTTGCTCCAATGGAGGGACGTTTAATAGAAATCTTTGTGCTTGTGATTGCCCGAGAGGATTTTATG GCAATGACTGCACCAGTCGCTGTAACACTTTCTGTTATAACGGCGCGACAGTCGACCAAACAACGTGCGCCTGTCAGTGTAAGGAACACCAGACCGGAAGTAGATGTAAATGCCAGTCCGGATACACTGGGATCAATTGTACAGAGCATGTGTAA
- the LOC105335682 gene encoding A disintegrin and metalloproteinase with thrombospondin motifs 6 isoform X2: MTMAIVVLFFCGAYLHALEVNGSPNAFDTTVKSLFDKNFQNFEAFDVSTLRHGDHEQSKRSDLHEFRRSVSKMSNLAFAAFGKDYKMRIFKPKPVLHPDIKIETIDKDHARRWDKAVPDCFSVGTVGDDWTSNEGHVSLSHCDGLEGRFSTKDGDFHIKEIPQGYNRRLNFSDDETVLVVAKEKGLGKNTKLENDDNNSVLNDYMRTLTSQHKRTTPHRMVMVELAVYTDSLFTKLIPAKDMAKRIELMILKYNGVQMEWSRSNILGYDVHFQIKYIGFFETNPSFYNMSSVLSESLSTFCTGMRNNPIPYDLIFLHTGMHTDVTGRAFQSSACNHLYRCAVESSGSIFEYKSTAHEIGHSLGMYHDSTRGCTGSDVGLMGGYGAGWSSCSVNDLNVFLQSSNARCLFEENVAVRGNVHYDPLKPKLIGQEYSLDEVCEKLYGPNFRFRRFPYLGNCEQYSCSNLNEGPLFGQIFTQWREIPGSYCGNGKICFNQKCVTFAEARQTPAVVRPGGWGPWTDWYPCSRSCGTGLTYRRRTCNNPSPLNSEGCDGGNDEGYEARTCNKQPCPGDSADTNSLVNQRASETCRRMLTNGALNSTMYTAVGKAYNSHAHGKCEVSCAPVSGYKTPTFTRFGLMPQGAPCPGILDRMDLKDWPRRQGYSAGCLDGYCQLFGCDGVMNGGTFDECGVCNGDGMSCDVVEGTFTELSTAGSRKVIAQLPVGAYNIQFWFDYRAMKQNFLEVYSKDGAVVLASMIGSSWIWDTGRNPVTFAGTYWHYFFHDQFLHAKGPITEPAIIQLFQNKDFNNVGIRFGYSLPKSASSCHGTCSNGGTFNRNLCACDCPRGFYGNDCTSRCNTFCYNGATVDQTTCACQCKEHQTGSRCKCQSGYTGINCTEHV; the protein is encoded by the exons ATGACGATGGCAATAGTTGTGCTCTTTTTCTGTGGAGCATACTTACACGCTCTTGAG GTCAATGGCAGTCCAAACGCCTTTGATACCACTGTTAAGTCAttatttgacaaaaactttC AAAACTTCGAGGCATTCGATGTTTCTACGCTAAGACACGGTGATCATGAACAATCCAAACG ATCCGATCTCCACGAGTTTCGGAGAAGTGTCTCCAAGATGTCAAATCTTGCTTTCGCTGCATTTGGGAAAGACTATAAAATGAGGATTTTCAAACCCAAACCAGTTTTACATCCTGATATCAAAATAGAAACGATAGACAAAGACCACGCCCGACGCTGGGATAAGGCTGTGCCCGACTGTTTCTCTGTCGGGACAGTAGGCGATGATTGGACATCAAACGAAGGCCATGTTTCTCTCTCACACTGCGACGGACTG GAAGGCAGATTCAGCACAAAAGACGGCGATTTCCATATCAAAGAGATCCCACAAGGCTACAATAGACGTCTCAATTTCTCAGATGACGAGACAGTACTTGTAGTTGCGAAAGAAAAAGGGCTGGGGAAGAATACAAAATTAGAAAATG ATGACAACAATTCGGTACTTAATGACTACATGCGAACACTGACGTCACAACATAAGCGGACCACGCCCCACAGGATGGTCATGGTTGAGCTAGCCGTGTACACCGACAGCCTATTCACCAAGCTTATCCCGGCCAAGGACATGGCTAAAAGGATTGAACTGATGATCCTGAAGTATAATGGG GTTCAGATGGAATGGTCCCGCTCCAACATCCTCGGTTATGACGTCCACtttcaaatcaaatacattGGGTTTTTCGAAACGAATCCG TCTTTCTATAACATGTCCTCTGTTCTAAGTGAATCGCTCAGTACGTTCTGTACCGGGATGAGGAACAACCCAATACCATACGACCTCATCTTCCTTCATACGGG AATGCATACTGACGTCACCGGAAGAGCCTTCCAGTCCAGCGCCTGCAATCACCTCTACCGGTGTGCTGTGGAAAGTTCCGGGTCGATATTTGAATACAAGTCAACTGCTCACGAAATAGGACATAG TCTTGGAATGTATCACGACAGCACTAGAGGgtgtaccggaagtgacgttggTTTAATGGGAGGATATGGAGCAGGATGGAGTTCATGTAGTGTCAATGatctaaatgtatttttaca AAGCAGTAATGCTCGTTGCCTGTTCGAGGAGAATGTTGCTGTGCGTGGAAATGTACACTATGATCCCCTCAAACCTAAATTAATTG GGCAGGAGTACAGTTTAGACGAGGTTTGTGAGAAGTTGTATGGACCTAATTTCCGTTTCCGCAGATTTCCATATCTTGGA AACTGTGAACAGTACAGTTGCAGTAATTTGAACGAGGGTCCGCTGTTTGGTCAAATATTTACCCAGTGGAGGGAGATCCCGGGCTCTTACTGCGGGAATGGAAAG ATCTGTTTCAACCAGAAGTGCGTTACATTTGCTGAAGCTCGTCAAACCCCCGCTGTGGTCAGGCCTGGGGGTTGGGGTCCGTGGACGGACTGGTACCCCTGTTCTAGAAGCTGTGGGACAGGGCTGACCTACAGAAGAAGAACGTGTAACAATCCGAG TCCTCTGAACAGTGAAGGATGCGATGGCGGTAACGATGAAGGTTACGAAGCGAGGACCTGTAATAAGCAG CCTTGCCCAGGTGACAGTGCGGACACTAATTCACTCGTAAACCAAAGAGCTTCCGAAACCTGTCGCCGAATGCTGACAAATGGCGCCCTAAACTCTACCATGTACACCGCAGTGGGAAAAGCCTATAACTCCCATG CTCATGGCAAGTGCGAAGTTTCCTGTGCCCCTGTGTCAGGCTACAAGACGCCAACATTTACCAGGTTTGGTCTGATGCCACAAGGTGCACCTTGTCCTGGAATTCTTGACAGGATGGACCTTAAAGATTGGCCGCGCAGACAGGGGTACAGCGCAGGGTGTTTGGATGGCTACTGccag TTGTTTGGCTGTGACGGTGTTATGAATGGCGGTACGTTTGACGAATGTGGCGTCTGTAATGGCGACGGGATGTCGTGTGACGTCGTTGAGGGGACCTTTACAGAGTTATCTACCGCTG GTTCGAGAAAAGTGATTGCCCAGTTACCTGTTGGAGCATATAACATACAGTTCTGGTTTGATTACAGAGCCATGAAGCAAAACTTTCTCG AGGTATACAGTAAGGATGGTGCCGTTGTTCTGGCTAGCATGATAGGAAGCAGTTGGATCTGGGACACAGGTCGCAACCCTGTAACGTTTGCTGGCACATACTGGCACTACTTCTTTCATGACCAGTTCCTGCACGCCAAGGGACCCATCACGGAACCGGCCATCATCCAG CTTTTccaaaataaagattttaacaacgTTGGTATCCGTTTTGGATATTCTCTTCCAAAATCTG CGAGTTCATGCCACGGAACTTGCTCCAATGGAGGGACGTTTAATAGAAATCTTTGTGCTTGTGATTGCCCGAGAGGATTTTATG GCAATGACTGCACCAGTCGCTGTAACACTTTCTGTTATAACGGCGCGACAGTCGACCAAACAACGTGCGCCTGTCAGTGTAAGGAACACCAGACCGGAAGTAGATGTAAATGCCAGTCCGGATACACTGGGATCAATTGTACAGAGCATGTGTAA
- the LOC105335682 gene encoding A disintegrin and metalloproteinase with thrombospondin motifs 6 isoform X3, whose translation MTLSVKLFFFGSFFTFVEVNGSPNAFDTTVKSLFDKNFQNFEAFDVSTLRHGDHEQSKRSDLHEFRRSVSKMSNLAFAAFGKDYKMRIFKPKPVLHPDIKIETIDKDHARRWDKAVPDCFSVGTVGDDWTSNEGHVSLSHCDGLEGRFSTKDGDFHIKEIPQGYNRRLNFSDDETVLVVAKEKGLGKNTKLENDDNNSVLNDYMRTLTSQHKRTTPHRMVMVELAVYTDSLFTKLIPAKDMAKRIELMILKYNGVQMEWSRSNILGYDVHFQIKYIGFFETNPSFYNMSSVLSESLSTFCTGMRNNPIPYDLIFLHTGMHTDVTGRAFQSSACNHLYRCAVESSGSIFEYKSTAHEIGHSLGMYHDSTRGCTGSDVGLMGGYGAGWSSCSVNDLNVFLQSSNARCLFEENVAVRGNVHYDPLKPKLIGQEYSLDEVCEKLYGPNFRFRRFPYLGNCEQYSCSNLNEGPLFGQIFTQWREIPGSYCGNGKICFNQKCVTFAEARQTPAVVRPGGWGPWTDWYPCSRSCGTGLTYRRRTCNNPSPLNSEGCDGGNDEGYEARTCNKQPCPGDSADTNSLVNQRASETCRRMLTNGALNSTMYTAVGKAYNSHAHGKCEVSCAPVSGYKTPTFTRFGLMPQGAPCPGILDRMDLKDWPRRQGYSAGCLDGYCQLFGCDGVMNGGTFDECGVCNGDGMSCDVVEGTFTELSTAGSRKVIAQLPVGAYNIQFWFDYRAMKQNFLEVYSKDGAVVLASMIGSSWIWDTGRNPVTFAGTYWHYFFHDQFLHAKGPITEPAIIQLFQNKDFNNVGIRFGYSLPKSASSCHGTCSNGGTFNRNLCACDCPRGFYGNDCTSRCNTFCYNGATVDQTTCACQCKEHQTGSRCKCQSGYTGINCTEHV comes from the exons ATGACTCTTTCTGTCAAACTGTTCTTTTTCGGATCATTTTTCACTTTTGTTGAG GTCAATGGCAGTCCAAACGCCTTTGATACCACTGTTAAGTCAttatttgacaaaaactttC AAAACTTCGAGGCATTCGATGTTTCTACGCTAAGACACGGTGATCATGAACAATCCAAACG ATCCGATCTCCACGAGTTTCGGAGAAGTGTCTCCAAGATGTCAAATCTTGCTTTCGCTGCATTTGGGAAAGACTATAAAATGAGGATTTTCAAACCCAAACCAGTTTTACATCCTGATATCAAAATAGAAACGATAGACAAAGACCACGCCCGACGCTGGGATAAGGCTGTGCCCGACTGTTTCTCTGTCGGGACAGTAGGCGATGATTGGACATCAAACGAAGGCCATGTTTCTCTCTCACACTGCGACGGACTG GAAGGCAGATTCAGCACAAAAGACGGCGATTTCCATATCAAAGAGATCCCACAAGGCTACAATAGACGTCTCAATTTCTCAGATGACGAGACAGTACTTGTAGTTGCGAAAGAAAAAGGGCTGGGGAAGAATACAAAATTAGAAAATG ATGACAACAATTCGGTACTTAATGACTACATGCGAACACTGACGTCACAACATAAGCGGACCACGCCCCACAGGATGGTCATGGTTGAGCTAGCCGTGTACACCGACAGCCTATTCACCAAGCTTATCCCGGCCAAGGACATGGCTAAAAGGATTGAACTGATGATCCTGAAGTATAATGGG GTTCAGATGGAATGGTCCCGCTCCAACATCCTCGGTTATGACGTCCACtttcaaatcaaatacattGGGTTTTTCGAAACGAATCCG TCTTTCTATAACATGTCCTCTGTTCTAAGTGAATCGCTCAGTACGTTCTGTACCGGGATGAGGAACAACCCAATACCATACGACCTCATCTTCCTTCATACGGG AATGCATACTGACGTCACCGGAAGAGCCTTCCAGTCCAGCGCCTGCAATCACCTCTACCGGTGTGCTGTGGAAAGTTCCGGGTCGATATTTGAATACAAGTCAACTGCTCACGAAATAGGACATAG TCTTGGAATGTATCACGACAGCACTAGAGGgtgtaccggaagtgacgttggTTTAATGGGAGGATATGGAGCAGGATGGAGTTCATGTAGTGTCAATGatctaaatgtatttttaca AAGCAGTAATGCTCGTTGCCTGTTCGAGGAGAATGTTGCTGTGCGTGGAAATGTACACTATGATCCCCTCAAACCTAAATTAATTG GGCAGGAGTACAGTTTAGACGAGGTTTGTGAGAAGTTGTATGGACCTAATTTCCGTTTCCGCAGATTTCCATATCTTGGA AACTGTGAACAGTACAGTTGCAGTAATTTGAACGAGGGTCCGCTGTTTGGTCAAATATTTACCCAGTGGAGGGAGATCCCGGGCTCTTACTGCGGGAATGGAAAG ATCTGTTTCAACCAGAAGTGCGTTACATTTGCTGAAGCTCGTCAAACCCCCGCTGTGGTCAGGCCTGGGGGTTGGGGTCCGTGGACGGACTGGTACCCCTGTTCTAGAAGCTGTGGGACAGGGCTGACCTACAGAAGAAGAACGTGTAACAATCCGAG TCCTCTGAACAGTGAAGGATGCGATGGCGGTAACGATGAAGGTTACGAAGCGAGGACCTGTAATAAGCAG CCTTGCCCAGGTGACAGTGCGGACACTAATTCACTCGTAAACCAAAGAGCTTCCGAAACCTGTCGCCGAATGCTGACAAATGGCGCCCTAAACTCTACCATGTACACCGCAGTGGGAAAAGCCTATAACTCCCATG CTCATGGCAAGTGCGAAGTTTCCTGTGCCCCTGTGTCAGGCTACAAGACGCCAACATTTACCAGGTTTGGTCTGATGCCACAAGGTGCACCTTGTCCTGGAATTCTTGACAGGATGGACCTTAAAGATTGGCCGCGCAGACAGGGGTACAGCGCAGGGTGTTTGGATGGCTACTGccag TTGTTTGGCTGTGACGGTGTTATGAATGGCGGTACGTTTGACGAATGTGGCGTCTGTAATGGCGACGGGATGTCGTGTGACGTCGTTGAGGGGACCTTTACAGAGTTATCTACCGCTG GTTCGAGAAAAGTGATTGCCCAGTTACCTGTTGGAGCATATAACATACAGTTCTGGTTTGATTACAGAGCCATGAAGCAAAACTTTCTCG AGGTATACAGTAAGGATGGTGCCGTTGTTCTGGCTAGCATGATAGGAAGCAGTTGGATCTGGGACACAGGTCGCAACCCTGTAACGTTTGCTGGCACATACTGGCACTACTTCTTTCATGACCAGTTCCTGCACGCCAAGGGACCCATCACGGAACCGGCCATCATCCAG CTTTTccaaaataaagattttaacaacgTTGGTATCCGTTTTGGATATTCTCTTCCAAAATCTG CGAGTTCATGCCACGGAACTTGCTCCAATGGAGGGACGTTTAATAGAAATCTTTGTGCTTGTGATTGCCCGAGAGGATTTTATG GCAATGACTGCACCAGTCGCTGTAACACTTTCTGTTATAACGGCGCGACAGTCGACCAAACAACGTGCGCCTGTCAGTGTAAGGAACACCAGACCGGAAGTAGATGTAAATGCCAGTCCGGATACACTGGGATCAATTGTACAGAGCATGTGTAA
- the LOC105335682 gene encoding A disintegrin and metalloproteinase with thrombospondin motifs 6 isoform X1, which translates to MVSAFLVVLVLTVYIHSHEVNGSPNAFDTTVKSLFDKNFQNFEAFDVSTLRHGDHEQSKRSDLHEFRRSVSKMSNLAFAAFGKDYKMRIFKPKPVLHPDIKIETIDKDHARRWDKAVPDCFSVGTVGDDWTSNEGHVSLSHCDGLEGRFSTKDGDFHIKEIPQGYNRRLNFSDDETVLVVAKEKGLGKNTKLENDDNNSVLNDYMRTLTSQHKRTTPHRMVMVELAVYTDSLFTKLIPAKDMAKRIELMILKYNGVQMEWSRSNILGYDVHFQIKYIGFFETNPSFYNMSSVLSESLSTFCTGMRNNPIPYDLIFLHTGMHTDVTGRAFQSSACNHLYRCAVESSGSIFEYKSTAHEIGHSLGMYHDSTRGCTGSDVGLMGGYGAGWSSCSVNDLNVFLQSSNARCLFEENVAVRGNVHYDPLKPKLIGQEYSLDEVCEKLYGPNFRFRRFPYLGNCEQYSCSNLNEGPLFGQIFTQWREIPGSYCGNGKICFNQKCVTFAEARQTPAVVRPGGWGPWTDWYPCSRSCGTGLTYRRRTCNNPSPLNSEGCDGGNDEGYEARTCNKQPCPGDSADTNSLVNQRASETCRRMLTNGALNSTMYTAVGKAYNSHAHGKCEVSCAPVSGYKTPTFTRFGLMPQGAPCPGILDRMDLKDWPRRQGYSAGCLDGYCQLFGCDGVMNGGTFDECGVCNGDGMSCDVVEGTFTELSTAGSRKVIAQLPVGAYNIQFWFDYRAMKQNFLEVYSKDGAVVLASMIGSSWIWDTGRNPVTFAGTYWHYFFHDQFLHAKGPITEPAIIQLFQNKDFNNVGIRFGYSLPKSASSCHGTCSNGGTFNRNLCACDCPRGFYGNDCTSRCNTFCYNGATVDQTTCACQCKEHQTGSRCKCQSGYTGINCTEHV; encoded by the exons ATGGTATCTGCATTTCTAGTTGTGTTGGTTTTAACGGTATATATTCACAGCCATGAG GTCAATGGCAGTCCAAACGCCTTTGATACCACTGTTAAGTCAttatttgacaaaaactttC AAAACTTCGAGGCATTCGATGTTTCTACGCTAAGACACGGTGATCATGAACAATCCAAACG ATCCGATCTCCACGAGTTTCGGAGAAGTGTCTCCAAGATGTCAAATCTTGCTTTCGCTGCATTTGGGAAAGACTATAAAATGAGGATTTTCAAACCCAAACCAGTTTTACATCCTGATATCAAAATAGAAACGATAGACAAAGACCACGCCCGACGCTGGGATAAGGCTGTGCCCGACTGTTTCTCTGTCGGGACAGTAGGCGATGATTGGACATCAAACGAAGGCCATGTTTCTCTCTCACACTGCGACGGACTG GAAGGCAGATTCAGCACAAAAGACGGCGATTTCCATATCAAAGAGATCCCACAAGGCTACAATAGACGTCTCAATTTCTCAGATGACGAGACAGTACTTGTAGTTGCGAAAGAAAAAGGGCTGGGGAAGAATACAAAATTAGAAAATG ATGACAACAATTCGGTACTTAATGACTACATGCGAACACTGACGTCACAACATAAGCGGACCACGCCCCACAGGATGGTCATGGTTGAGCTAGCCGTGTACACCGACAGCCTATTCACCAAGCTTATCCCGGCCAAGGACATGGCTAAAAGGATTGAACTGATGATCCTGAAGTATAATGGG GTTCAGATGGAATGGTCCCGCTCCAACATCCTCGGTTATGACGTCCACtttcaaatcaaatacattGGGTTTTTCGAAACGAATCCG TCTTTCTATAACATGTCCTCTGTTCTAAGTGAATCGCTCAGTACGTTCTGTACCGGGATGAGGAACAACCCAATACCATACGACCTCATCTTCCTTCATACGGG AATGCATACTGACGTCACCGGAAGAGCCTTCCAGTCCAGCGCCTGCAATCACCTCTACCGGTGTGCTGTGGAAAGTTCCGGGTCGATATTTGAATACAAGTCAACTGCTCACGAAATAGGACATAG TCTTGGAATGTATCACGACAGCACTAGAGGgtgtaccggaagtgacgttggTTTAATGGGAGGATATGGAGCAGGATGGAGTTCATGTAGTGTCAATGatctaaatgtatttttaca AAGCAGTAATGCTCGTTGCCTGTTCGAGGAGAATGTTGCTGTGCGTGGAAATGTACACTATGATCCCCTCAAACCTAAATTAATTG GGCAGGAGTACAGTTTAGACGAGGTTTGTGAGAAGTTGTATGGACCTAATTTCCGTTTCCGCAGATTTCCATATCTTGGA AACTGTGAACAGTACAGTTGCAGTAATTTGAACGAGGGTCCGCTGTTTGGTCAAATATTTACCCAGTGGAGGGAGATCCCGGGCTCTTACTGCGGGAATGGAAAG ATCTGTTTCAACCAGAAGTGCGTTACATTTGCTGAAGCTCGTCAAACCCCCGCTGTGGTCAGGCCTGGGGGTTGGGGTCCGTGGACGGACTGGTACCCCTGTTCTAGAAGCTGTGGGACAGGGCTGACCTACAGAAGAAGAACGTGTAACAATCCGAG TCCTCTGAACAGTGAAGGATGCGATGGCGGTAACGATGAAGGTTACGAAGCGAGGACCTGTAATAAGCAG CCTTGCCCAGGTGACAGTGCGGACACTAATTCACTCGTAAACCAAAGAGCTTCCGAAACCTGTCGCCGAATGCTGACAAATGGCGCCCTAAACTCTACCATGTACACCGCAGTGGGAAAAGCCTATAACTCCCATG CTCATGGCAAGTGCGAAGTTTCCTGTGCCCCTGTGTCAGGCTACAAGACGCCAACATTTACCAGGTTTGGTCTGATGCCACAAGGTGCACCTTGTCCTGGAATTCTTGACAGGATGGACCTTAAAGATTGGCCGCGCAGACAGGGGTACAGCGCAGGGTGTTTGGATGGCTACTGccag TTGTTTGGCTGTGACGGTGTTATGAATGGCGGTACGTTTGACGAATGTGGCGTCTGTAATGGCGACGGGATGTCGTGTGACGTCGTTGAGGGGACCTTTACAGAGTTATCTACCGCTG GTTCGAGAAAAGTGATTGCCCAGTTACCTGTTGGAGCATATAACATACAGTTCTGGTTTGATTACAGAGCCATGAAGCAAAACTTTCTCG AGGTATACAGTAAGGATGGTGCCGTTGTTCTGGCTAGCATGATAGGAAGCAGTTGGATCTGGGACACAGGTCGCAACCCTGTAACGTTTGCTGGCACATACTGGCACTACTTCTTTCATGACCAGTTCCTGCACGCCAAGGGACCCATCACGGAACCGGCCATCATCCAG CTTTTccaaaataaagattttaacaacgTTGGTATCCGTTTTGGATATTCTCTTCCAAAATCTG CGAGTTCATGCCACGGAACTTGCTCCAATGGAGGGACGTTTAATAGAAATCTTTGTGCTTGTGATTGCCCGAGAGGATTTTATG GCAATGACTGCACCAGTCGCTGTAACACTTTCTGTTATAACGGCGCGACAGTCGACCAAACAACGTGCGCCTGTCAGTGTAAGGAACACCAGACCGGAAGTAGATGTAAATGCCAGTCCGGATACACTGGGATCAATTGTACAGAGCATGTGTAA